ATCGTTACCGGAGAAAACATCCAGTACACGGAGCTGAACACAGACAAAGGGATTTTAGTGGTGAACGAGAGAATAGACCGAGAGCAGCTTTGCGGGGACGTCACACCGTGTAGCTTCAGCATCGAGGTGATCTTGGAAAATCCACTAGAGCTTCACAGGATAACGGTGGAGGTTTTGGATATAAATGATCACGCTCCTGTCTTCCCGAATCAAGACAAACATGTCAGCCTTGAAATTAGTGAATCAGCTTTAACTGGAGCGCAATTCCCGCTGCAGGGCGCGGATGATATGGACGTTGGACAAAACGCTTTACAAAATTATATTTTGTCACCGAATGAAAATTTCATGTTAAAGCAACACGCAAATCCAGATGGAAGTAAATATGTGGAAATGGTGCTGCAGAAGCCTTTAGACAGAGAGCGACACTCGCATCTGTCGTTAAAACTCATTGCAGTGGACGGAGGAACACCGCAGAGATCCGGTACAGTAAATATAGACATCACCGTGTTAGACGCAAATGATAATGCTCCAGTTTTTAATCAGTCGGTATATAAAGCTTCTGTAATGGAGAATACCAAAATAGGCACTAATGTTGTGACCGTGAATGCAACAGACGCAGACAGCGGTATATACGGCCTGATCACTTACAGCCTGTCCAAGATGAAAGGAGGGGCTGCGGAAATATTTACTATTGATGAAAGTACAGGAGCCATCACTGTGTCTGGTCCCATAGATtatgaaaaagacagaaaatacgAAGTACGAGTTGAAGCCAGAGACCGTGGCGGCCTGACCGGAACAAGTAAAGTGGTGTTTGATGTGATTGACGTCAATGACAATCCCCCGGTTATAAACGTGATGTCATTCTCCAGCACGATATCCGAGGATGCCCCTCCGGGTACAACAATCGcaattttaaacataaaagACGCAGATTCGGATAAAAATGGACAAATAAAGTGCTCATTAGACAGAAAACTACCGTTTAAAATCGAGTCATCTTTAACGAACTATTTAATTTGATCTCGGATCAGTTCTTCGACAGAGAATCTGTCTCTAAATACAACATAACAGTAACGGCAACTGATTCAGGGACTCCTCCTCTTTCAACTTCAACAACATTACATCTGATTATTTCTGATGTAAATGACAATGCACCTTTATTTGAGAAGCAGAGTTATTCTGCATATATTGTAGAGAATAATTCTCCTGGAACATCCATATTTACTGTCAGTGCACGAGATTCTGATTGGAATCAAAACGCAAGAATTTCCTACATTTTAGAGGAAACACACATCGGTGGGAGTCCAATTTCATCTTATTTGTctttaaactctgaaaatgGAGTTATTAGTGCAGCTCGATCCTTTGATTACGAACAAATTAAAGAACTTCAGATAGTGGTCAAAGCTCAGGATGGAGgctctcctccactcagcagcaatGTGAGCGTgaaaatcctgatccaggaccagaacgataacccccctcaggttctgtacccggtccagactggaggctctatggtggctgaaatggtgcctcgttcagcagatgtgggctacctggtgactaaagtggtggctgttgatgtggactctggacagaatgcctggctctcctataaactgcagaaagccacagacagggccctgtttgaagtgggcctccagaatggagagatcagaaccatccgccaagtgtctgataaagatgccgtcaaacaaagactgagtgttatcgtggaggacaacgggcagccctctcgttcagctacagtcattgtgaacgtggcggtggccgacagcttccctgaagtgctgtcagagttcactgactttgcacacgacaaggagtacaatgacaacctgactttttacttagtcttggctttggctgtggtctccttcctcttcatcacctgtttagtggtgattatatcagtcaagatctacaggtggagacagtctcgcatcctgtatcactccagtctgcctgtcattccatattatccaccacgttactcagacactttggggacagggactctccaacacgtgtacaactacgaggtgtgcaggaccactgactccagaaagagtgactgtaagtttggcagagctgctagtcagaacgtgctgataatggaccccagttctacaggaaccatgcagaggattcagagtgagaagagcatcctggatgaaccagactctcctctAGAGGTGAGGGCTTTAAAATATTAGTTTTTATCCGttgctttgtgtttgtgcgtgtgtgtgtgtactacaGAATGACGAGTTTGCAATTGTGGTTGCTGTGGAAACACAGATGGAATGGGTGTTTCACGTACCCTAGTCTGTCATAAatattttcataaattaaaatatAGCATTTACTattagtagttgtagtagtagcagtatattgtttatttattttgtacttCAACATTTTATTGGATCAAAGGCTCTTGTCTCGTCTTCacccgctttatcccttttggggtcatggggagggtacacGTGAACATTGACCTAACATGGATCTGTTTTTCATTATTGACTTCTTTAAATATTGCTTATGTTTTAATTTACGGACATATAATCTTAACCCAAATAAAGGTTGTGCCAGTTTCTTCCCTTTATTGGTGGATTTCACTGTTGAGACTGTAGAGGATGCTGTTGGTCAGGGAAACATTAATGCTGTTTCGTCATTCAGCCGGTCCCACCCGTCATTCAGTGAAGACTGGCGACGGTTCAGTTCTGTGATAGAACTGTGGGGAGCGAGAGACAACATAGACTCGCGGAAATACGCATGAGAATAccaacatttttgtttttaataaaggcATCAAGCTGAAACCTACATATCTGGAAATAAACCTAATCTTGTATTCGTTGTACCACgaaggaggattttttttttttctctccaccatGTCCGTAGACTGGCGTTTATGTGGCTTTCGACGGCAAATAGGATTGCTGATATTTCTCCATCTTGTGGCGGATATGGTAGGTGGTCAGATTCGTTATTCTATAccggaggagatgaagaagggTTCTGTAATTGGAAACTTAGCCCAAGATCTTGGCTTGGATCTGAAACGCCTCCGTTCTGGCCGGGCCCGTATCGTTACCGGAGAAAACATCCAGTACACGGAGCTGAACACAGACAAAGGGATTTTAGTGGTGAACGAGAGAATAGACCGAGAGCAGCTTTGTGGGGACGTCACACCGTGTAGCTTCAGCATCGAGGTGATCTTGGAAAATCCCATAGAACTACACCGAATAACGGTGGAGGTTTTGGACATAAATGATCACGCTCCTGTCTTCCCGAATCAAGACAAACCTATCAAGTTTGATATTAGTGAATCAGCTGTAACTGGAGCGCAATTCCCGCTGCAGGGCGCGGATGATATGGACGTTGGACAAAACGCTTTACAAAATTATATTTTATCACCGAATGAAAATTTCATCTTAAAGCAACACGCAAACCCAGATGGAAGTAAATATGCGGAAATGGTGCTGCAGAAGCCTTTAGACAGAGAGCGACACCCGCATCTGTCGTTAAAACTCATTGCAGTGACGGAGGAACACCGCAGAGATCCGGTACAGTAAATATAGACATCACCGTGTTAGACGCAAATGATAATGCTCCAGTTTTTAATCAGTCGGTATATAAAGCTTCTATAATGGAGAATACCAAAATAGGCTCTATTGTTGTGACCGTGAATGCAACAGACGCAGACAGCGGTATAAACGGCCTGATCACTTACAGCCTGTCCAAGATGAAAGGAGGGGCTGCGGAAATATTTACTATTGATGAAAGTACAGGAGCCATCACTGTGTCTGGTCCCATAGATTATGAAAAAGACAGGAAATACGAAGTAAGGGTGGAGGCAAAAGATCAAGGGGGCCTAATTGGAACGAGTAAAATTATAATTGATGTAATTGACCTCAATGACAATCCCCCGGTTATAAACGTGATGTCATTCTCCAGCACGATATCCGAGGATGCCCCTCCGGGTACAACAATCGCTGTTTTCAATGTGAAAGATGCAGATTCAGATAAAAATGGACAAATTAAGTGTTCATTAGACAGAAAACTACCGTTTAAAATCGAGTCATCTTTAACGAACTATTATAATTTGATCTCGGATCAGTTCTTCGACAGAGAATCTGTCTCTAAATACAACATAACAGTAACGGCAACTGATTCAGGGACTCCTCCTCTTTCAACTTCAACAACATTACATCTGATTATTTCTGATGTAAATGACAATGCACCTTTATTTGAGAAGCAGAGTTATTCTGCATATATTGTAGAGAATAATTCTCCTGGAACATCCATATTTACTGTCAGTGCACGAGATTCTGATTGGAATCAAAACGCAAGAATTTCCTACATTTTAGAGGAAACACACATCGGTGGGAGTCCAATTTCATCTTATTTGTctttaaactctgaaaatgGAGTTATTAGTGCAGCTCGATCCTTTGATTATGAACAAATTAAAGAACTTCAGATAGTGGTCAAAGCTCAGGatggaggttctcctccactcagcagcaatGTGAGCGTgaaaatcctgatccaggaccagaacgataacccccctcaggttctgtacccggtccagactggaggctctatggtggctgaaatggtgcctcgttcagcagatgtgggctacctggtgactaaagtggtggctgttgatgtggactctggacagaatgcctggctctcctataaactgcagaaagccacagacagggccctgtttgaagtgggcctccagaatggagagatcagaaccatccgccaagtgtctgataaagatgccgtcaaacaaagactgagtgtcatcgtggaggacaacgggcagccctctcgttcagctacagtcattgtgaacgtggcggtggccgacagcttccctgaagtgctgtcagagttcactgactttgctcacgacaaggagtacaatgacaacctgactttttacttagtcttggctttggctgtggtctccttcctcttcatcacctgtttagtggtgattatatcagtcaagatctacaggtggagacagtctcgcatcctgtatcactccagtctgcctgtcattccatattatccaccacgttactcagacactttggggacagggactctccaacacgtgtacaactatgaggtgtgcaggaccactgactccagaaagagtgactgtaagtttggcagagctgctagtcagaacgtgctgataatggaccccagttctacaggaaccatgcagaggattcagagtgaaaagagcatcctggatgaaccagactctcctctTGAGGTGAGGAGCTAATcgatttatatttatttatttgattaaggttgttctgtttttgtgtgtgtgtgccgtttTTGTGCATAATATTTTCATTGAGAGCAGCCAAGCAGATACTCTTACCTTCAGCACCAAGGTCAGCTCCACCCATGCAGTCGCAGTCGTTTTGCTTTTTCAAGCATTATTTACATtggatttctgtctgtaaaaaataatataattaaTCATTAAGTCACATGCTTCATAAAACGCTTTGTTTgcaattttttaaatgtttttaatgtgtgtgaatgACACGAACACTTTGGCCTATCACGTGTATATGAAAGTCAGTAACTTGCTGTCTTCGTGAAAAGTTCAGAAACAAAGAGTTTTTATTCAGTATTATTCCAATTGCTCTTTCTTTGAATTTGTTCATTTACTCTTAGAAGAgctataaaaacaaaataaggtATGTGTATCAAATTAGTAACGCCTTGGAATCGTGGAACAGTTCAAAGATATCTGACAAAGCATTTTTCCCATCTgcgtatttaaaaaaaataaaatacgtAGAGGTAAATGATGTTCCCTGACTGGCCTCAAAGGGACGCTGTTGGTTAAATTtagtaaaatatatttttaaaggaGTCGCCTTTCACCATTCTTTCCTGCGTAGAATCATTATGCTCAGTGATATCACCGGTTGGAGAGCTCACTCGGCGTGATTTGACTACATAGTTGAGATTTTTACTGCGGAACGTTTTAAGGAATACTTTTTGTACATTACACTTTATTTATTATACGTGTGTCTCGTAGTTTtacttttaaataaattattttgcaAAATGGATCGCTGGATATCGAGCTATGGGGCTCTAAGATGGCGTTTATGCTTCAGTCGGACATCGCAGATTCTTCTGATTCTTCTGTACCTC
This genomic stretch from Takifugu flavidus isolate HTHZ2018 chromosome 9, ASM371156v2, whole genome shotgun sequence harbors:
- the LOC130531692 gene encoding LOW QUALITY PROTEIN: protocadherin gamma-A4-like (The sequence of the model RefSeq protein was modified relative to this genomic sequence to represent the inferred CDS: inserted 1 base in 1 codon), whose translation is MSVDWRLCGFRRQIGLLIFLHLVADMVGGQIRYSIPEEMKKGSVIGNLAQDLGLDLKRLRSGRARIVTGENIQYTELNTDKGILVVNERIDREQLCGDVTPCSFSIEVILENPIELHRITVEVLDINDHAPVFPNQDKPIKFDISESAVTGAQFPLQGADDMDVGQNALQNYILSPNENFILKQHANPDGSKYAEMVLQKPLDRERHPHLSLKLIAXDGGTPQRSGTVNIDITVLDANDNAPVFNQSVYKASIMENTKIGSIVVTVNATDADSGINGLITYSLSKMKGGAAEIFTIDESTGAITVSGPIDYEKDRKYEVRVEAKDQGGLIGTSKIIIDVIDLNDNPPVINVMSFSSTISEDAPPGTTIAVFNVKDADSDKNGQIKCSLDRKLPFKIESSLTNYYNLISDQFFDRESVSKYNITVTATDSGTPPLSTSTTLHLIISDVNDNAPLFEKQSYSAYIVENNSPGTSIFTVSARDSDWNQNARISYILEETHIGGSPISSYLSLNSENGVISAARSFDYEQIKELQIVVKAQDGGSPPLSSNVSVKILIQDQNDNPPQVLYPVQTGGSMVAEMVPRSADVGYLVTKVVAVDVDSGQNAWLSYKLQKATDRALFEVGLQNGEIRTIRQVSDKDAVKQRLSVIVEDNGQPSRSATVIVNVAVADSFPEVLSEFTDFAHDKEYNDNLTFYLVLALAVVSFLFITCLVVIISVKIYRWRQSRILYHSSLPVIPYYPPRYSDTLGTGTLQHVYNYEVCRTTDSRKSDCKFGRAASQNVLIMDPSSTGTMQRIQSEKSILDEPDSPLEVRS
- the LOC130531686 gene encoding LOW QUALITY PROTEIN: protocadherin gamma-A4-like (The sequence of the model RefSeq protein was modified relative to this genomic sequence to represent the inferred CDS: inserted 1 base in 1 codon), whose protein sequence is MSVEWRLCGFRRQIGLLIFLHLVADMVGGQIRYSIPEEMKKGSVIGNLAQDLGLDLKRLRSGRARIVTGENIQYTELNTDKGILVVNERIDREQLCGDVTPCSFSIEVILENPLELHRITVEVLDINDHAPVFPNQDKHVSLEISESALTGAQFPLQGADDMDVGQNALQNYILSPNENFMLKQHANPDGSKYVEMVLQKPLDRERHSHLSLKLIAVDGGTPQRSGTVNIDITVLDANDNAPVFNQSVYKASVMENTKIGTNVVTVNATDADSGIYGLITYSLSKMKGGAAEIFTIDESTGAITVSGPIDYEKDRKYEVRVEARDRGGLTGTSKVVFDVIDVNDNPPVINVMSFSSTISEDAPPGTTIAILNIKDADSDKNGQIKCSLDRKLPFKIESSLTNYXNLISDQFFDRESVSKYNITVTATDSGTPPLSTSTTLHLIISDVNDNAPLFEKQSYSAYIVENNSPGTSIFTVSARDSDWNQNARISYILEETHIGGSPISSYLSLNSENGVISAARSFDYEQIKELQIVVKAQDGGSPPLSSNVSVKILIQDQNDNPPQVLYPVQTGGSMVAEMVPRSADVGYLVTKVVAVDVDSGQNAWLSYKLQKATDRALFEVGLQNGEIRTIRQVSDKDAVKQRLSVIVEDNGQPSRSATVIVNVAVADSFPEVLSEFTDFAHDKEYNDNLTFYLVLALAVVSFLFITCLVVIISVKIYRWRQSRILYHSSLPVIPYYPPRYSDTLGTGTLQHVYNYEVCRTTDSRKSDCKFGRAASQNVLIMDPSSTGTMQRIQSEKSILDEPDSPLEVRALKY